A portion of the Halopelagius inordinatus genome contains these proteins:
- the hisH gene encoding imidazole glycerol phosphate synthase subunit HisH produces the protein MSAPNAAETEQSLASVVMVDYGLGNLRSARRGLERAGADVTITDDPAEFADADGIVLPGVGAFSEGMENAGPFREPLAAAAERGQPIFGICLGMQMLLTTSEEADHEGEGEVTGLDFIPGTNVRFSQGQKVPHMGWNELNVERDHPLVAGVDGVASSTQRADGPAGGSVDGEYAYFVHSYYAVPDDEDAVVATTDYEVEFPAIVANEEGNVFGTQFHPEKSGETGLTILRNFVELCAEQ, from the coding sequence ATGAGCGCGCCCAACGCCGCCGAGACCGAACAGTCGCTCGCATCGGTGGTCATGGTCGACTACGGACTCGGGAACCTGCGGAGCGCACGGCGCGGACTCGAACGCGCCGGTGCGGACGTGACGATAACCGACGACCCCGCGGAGTTCGCCGACGCAGACGGAATCGTCCTCCCGGGCGTCGGAGCCTTCAGCGAGGGGATGGAGAACGCCGGCCCGTTCCGCGAACCCCTCGCGGCGGCGGCCGAACGCGGCCAGCCCATCTTCGGCATCTGCCTCGGGATGCAGATGCTGCTCACGACGAGCGAGGAGGCCGACCACGAGGGCGAGGGCGAAGTCACCGGTCTGGACTTCATCCCCGGAACGAACGTCCGCTTCTCGCAGGGCCAGAAGGTGCCGCACATGGGGTGGAACGAACTGAACGTCGAACGCGACCACCCTCTCGTAGCGGGCGTCGACGGCGTCGCGTCTTCGACGCAACGAGCAGACGGACCCGCGGGCGGGTCCGTCGACGGAGAGTACGCCTACTTCGTTCACTCGTACTACGCGGTTCCGGACGACGAGGACGCCGTCGTCGCCACGACGGACTACGAGGTGGAGTTCCCGGCCATCGTCGCAAACGAGGAAGGCAACGTGTTCGGCACGCAGTTCCACCCCGAGAAAAGCGGCGAGACGGGGCTGACCATCCTCCGGAACTTCGTCGAACTCTGCGCAGAGCAGTAA
- the hsp14 gene encoding archaeal heat shock protein Hsp14, whose product MMPRSSPFDDFETMFERMSKQFGDMSHQFDRSDLTGVASAVAVDVADEDDEFVVVADLPGVEKEDIDLTITERVLTIEATHETDEQHGSEEYIRRERRHESVRRTVRLPEDIVADEASASYNNGVLTVTLPKVTTDGDDSHRIDVE is encoded by the coding sequence ATGATGCCACGTTCTTCCCCCTTCGACGACTTCGAGACGATGTTCGAGCGCATGTCCAAGCAGTTCGGCGACATGAGCCACCAGTTCGACCGTTCGGACCTGACGGGCGTCGCCTCCGCCGTCGCCGTCGACGTCGCCGACGAGGACGACGAGTTCGTCGTCGTCGCGGACCTGCCGGGCGTCGAAAAGGAGGACATCGACCTCACGATAACCGAACGCGTCCTCACCATCGAGGCGACGCACGAGACGGACGAGCAACACGGGTCCGAGGAGTACATCCGGCGGGAACGCCGCCACGAGTCCGTCCGCCGCACCGTCCGTCTCCCCGAAGATATCGTCGCAGACGAGGCGTCCGCCTCGTACAACAACGGCGTCCTCACCGTCACCCTCCCCAAGGTGACGACCGACGGCGACGACTCGCACCGAATCGACGTCGAGTGA
- a CDS encoding inorganic phosphate transporter: MTAVVFWLLVGLATVTALLTAWALGANSNSPPFAPAIGANAISTMRAAFLIGLLAALGALTQGGSISETVGSGLIDGVAFTSLAATTGLLTATAFMAFGVYTGYPVPAAFATTGAMVGVGLSLGGSPAFDTYRRIVTFWVLVPPVSGGLAYLTATILRRDDIPETVGVPLLAALVGGIVANVELAVIPAPAGEEQGSLAGFLSGLVGTPVVAGVELGVVAVSVLAAAASFQFIRRRTQASVEGGVRTFLVVLGSIVAFSSGGSQVGLATGPLENLYRVELGLPGIVLLSLGASGILAGAWMGAPRLLQATSREYAQLGIRRSIAALVPGFVIAQLAIALGIPISFNNIIISGVIGGGLAGGSAGVSRKKIGVTLAFWILTLVASVAIGFGAYRALAAVLGG; this comes from the coding sequence GTGACGGCCGTCGTCTTCTGGCTCCTCGTCGGCTTGGCCACCGTCACCGCCCTGCTGACGGCGTGGGCACTCGGCGCGAACAGCAATTCGCCGCCGTTCGCCCCCGCCATCGGCGCAAACGCCATCTCGACGATGCGAGCCGCGTTCCTCATCGGCCTCCTCGCCGCCCTCGGCGCACTCACGCAGGGCGGGAGCATCTCCGAGACGGTCGGGTCCGGACTGATAGACGGCGTCGCGTTCACTTCGCTGGCCGCGACGACGGGGCTTTTGACCGCCACGGCGTTCATGGCGTTCGGCGTCTACACCGGCTACCCGGTCCCTGCGGCGTTCGCGACGACCGGTGCGATGGTGGGTGTGGGGCTCTCTCTGGGCGGTTCTCCGGCGTTCGACACGTATCGGAGAATCGTGACGTTCTGGGTTCTGGTCCCCCCCGTCTCGGGCGGGTTGGCGTATCTCACCGCCACGATACTCCGCCGCGACGACATCCCCGAAACCGTCGGCGTCCCCCTGCTCGCGGCTCTCGTCGGCGGTATCGTCGCCAACGTCGAACTGGCAGTCATCCCCGCTCCGGCCGGCGAGGAACAGGGCTCTCTCGCGGGGTTTCTGTCTGGACTCGTCGGGACGCCGGTCGTCGCCGGCGTCGAACTCGGCGTCGTCGCCGTGTCGGTGCTCGCCGCCGCGGCGAGCTTTCAGTTCATCCGCCGCCGAACGCAGGCGTCGGTCGAAGGCGGCGTCAGGACGTTTCTCGTCGTCCTCGGGAGCATCGTCGCGTTCTCCAGCGGCGGGAGTCAGGTCGGGCTGGCGACCGGACCGCTGGAGAACCTCTATCGGGTCGAACTCGGCCTCCCGGGCATCGTACTCTTGTCTCTCGGCGCGTCCGGCATCCTCGCGGGGGCGTGGATGGGCGCACCGCGACTGCTCCAAGCGACCTCTCGGGAGTACGCGCAACTCGGTATTCGGCGGTCCATCGCCGCCCTCGTCCCCGGGTTCGTCATCGCGCAACTGGCCATCGCTCTCGGCATCCCCATCTCGTTCAACAACATCATCATCTCGGGCGTCATCGGCGGCGGACTCGCGGGAGGCTCCGCGGGCGTCTCTCGAAAGAAAATCGGGGTGACGCTCGCGTTCTGGATACTCACGCTCGTCGCGTCGGTGGCCATCGGATTCGGTGCCTACAGGGCCCTCGCCGCGGTACTCGGCGGGTAG
- the pheA gene encoding prephenate dehydratase, producing the protein MQAVTLGPAGTYSHRAARAVADDVEFRESVSAIVDAVNDGEYARGVVPIENSIEGSVTETLDAIAETDVAVTREIVTPIRHALLAQTEEFDVVASHSQALAQCRSYLETTYPDAKLEAVASTARGVERAREDPTVAGIGHPDNAGGTLNVLAEDIQDRSSNATRFFVIAPESERSEAGGKSTIVVYPNANYPGLLLELLEAFADHDINLSRIESRPSGNRLGDYLFHIDFEAGLYEDRSKDALDAVEEIASRGWVKRLGSYDMQHVLY; encoded by the coding sequence ATGCAGGCAGTCACGCTGGGTCCGGCGGGGACGTACTCTCACCGCGCCGCCCGGGCCGTCGCAGACGACGTCGAGTTCCGCGAGTCCGTCTCCGCCATCGTCGATGCGGTGAACGACGGCGAGTACGCGCGCGGCGTCGTCCCCATCGAGAACAGCATCGAAGGCAGCGTCACGGAGACGTTGGACGCCATCGCGGAGACGGACGTGGCGGTCACCCGCGAGATAGTGACGCCGATTCGTCACGCGCTACTGGCTCAAACCGAGGAGTTCGACGTCGTCGCCTCCCACTCGCAGGCCCTCGCGCAGTGTCGGTCGTACCTCGAAACCACCTATCCGGACGCGAAACTCGAAGCCGTCGCGAGCACCGCTCGCGGCGTCGAACGCGCCCGCGAGGACCCGACTGTCGCCGGTATCGGCCACCCCGACAACGCGGGCGGGACGCTCAACGTCCTCGCGGAGGATATCCAAGACCGCTCTTCGAACGCGACGCGCTTTTTCGTCATCGCTCCCGAAAGCGAACGCTCCGAAGCGGGCGGGAAATCCACCATCGTCGTCTACCCGAACGCCAACTACCCGGGGCTGTTGTTGGAACTGTTAGAGGCGTTCGCGGACCACGACATCAACCTCTCTCGCATCGAGTCTCGACCCAGCGGAAACCGCCTCGGGGACTACCTGTTCCACATCGACTTCGAGGCCGGTCTGTACGAGGACAGATCCAAAGACGCCCTCGACGCCGTCGAGGAGATCGCCTCCCGCGGGTGGGTCAAACGACTCGGCTCCTACGACATGCAGCACGTCCTCTACTGA
- a CDS encoding uracil-DNA glycosylase gives MDDASDGQMDGLCVTDCTRCPELVEARSRIVNGAGPDDAELVFLGEAPGANEDEKGEPFVGRSGSVLDDALRDVGLARSDVRITNCVRCRPPENRDPKVAELENCAGWLERELELVDPELLVTLGKVPSEHVLDRSVAVTSEAGDVVDARIGGRAQRVLVCVHPAATLYDRSQEETFTDTIARAADLANLTDGEGGQANLGDF, from the coding sequence ATGGACGACGCATCCGACGGCCAGATGGACGGACTCTGCGTCACAGACTGCACGCGGTGTCCCGAACTCGTCGAGGCGCGGAGCCGGATAGTCAACGGCGCGGGCCCCGACGACGCCGAGTTGGTCTTTCTCGGGGAAGCGCCGGGGGCGAACGAGGACGAGAAGGGAGAACCGTTCGTCGGGCGTTCGGGAAGCGTTCTCGACGACGCCCTCCGAGACGTCGGACTCGCGCGCTCGGACGTCCGCATCACGAACTGCGTGCGGTGTCGTCCGCCCGAGAACCGCGACCCGAAGGTGGCGGAACTGGAGAACTGCGCGGGCTGGTTGGAACGGGAACTCGAACTCGTGGACCCCGAACTGCTCGTGACGCTCGGAAAGGTCCCCTCCGAACACGTCCTCGACCGGTCCGTCGCCGTCACGTCGGAGGCGGGCGACGTGGTGGACGCGCGCATCGGGGGCCGCGCCCAACGCGTCCTCGTCTGCGTCCACCCCGCCGCGACGCTGTACGACCGGAGCCAAGAGGAGACGTTCACCGACACCATCGCGAGAGCCGCAGACCTCGCGAACCTGACGGACGGCGAGGGCGGGCAGGCGAACCTCGGCGACTTCTAG
- a CDS encoding universal stress protein has translation MEPSNVLVPLDGSPLSDDALTHALGTFDCPVTVLNVVTPLDASMSESGILEPDEQRRDEARARAEEVVERATRRAEEAGRTVEVAVETGNPAETILDYVGANDVDHVVMGGHGGERDGLAGRLLGTVATAVVRKAPVTVTVVR, from the coding sequence ATGGAACCCTCGAACGTGTTGGTCCCGCTGGACGGGTCCCCACTCTCGGACGACGCTTTGACCCACGCGCTCGGAACGTTCGACTGTCCCGTGACGGTGTTGAACGTGGTGACGCCGCTCGACGCGTCGATGAGCGAGAGCGGTATCCTCGAACCCGACGAACAGCGACGGGACGAGGCGAGAGCGAGAGCGGAGGAGGTAGTCGAACGCGCGACGCGCCGGGCGGAGGAAGCGGGGCGGACCGTCGAGGTGGCCGTAGAGACGGGGAACCCCGCCGAGACTATCCTCGACTACGTCGGCGCGAACGACGTGGATCACGTCGTCATGGGCGGACACGGGGGCGAACGCGACGGACTCGCCGGCCGCCTCCTCGGAACCGTCGCGACGGCAGTCGTCCGTAAAGCGCCCGTGACGGTGACCGTCGTTCGATAG
- a CDS encoding universal stress protein gives MADDGTGGPVLVGLRDPENVRQLVRTAGDLARLGDGTVRLVTVVVKPYDSPFGVFDDETIVREYAGDSRELLERADAPDGVAVERDIVVARSPTRGLLKAVEESDPSALLVGWRGRSRRSEAVLGTTVDALVERAECDLYVERIGREADGVDSVLLPVAGGPHVEVAAVMAVAIAVRNDARVVVFAVADAETDAAAAREFAAEGHRMVLATDADLPVETVVREAADPTDAIGDAAANHDVVVLGATRRGALRRRLVGSVARRIVKRTDETVILARDAEVVGGPLHRLGGLLRR, from the coding sequence ATGGCCGACGACGGAACCGGTGGACCGGTATTGGTCGGACTCAGAGACCCCGAGAACGTCCGGCAGTTGGTTCGAACCGCCGGTGACCTCGCGCGCCTCGGCGACGGAACGGTGCGCCTCGTGACCGTCGTGGTGAAACCCTACGACTCGCCGTTCGGCGTGTTCGACGACGAGACCATCGTCCGCGAGTACGCCGGAGACAGCCGCGAACTCCTCGAACGGGCGGACGCGCCCGACGGCGTCGCCGTCGAACGCGACATCGTCGTCGCGCGGTCGCCGACTCGCGGTCTGTTGAAAGCGGTCGAAGAGAGCGACCCCTCGGCGCTCCTCGTCGGGTGGCGGGGGCGTTCGCGGCGGAGCGAGGCCGTCCTCGGAACGACCGTCGACGCACTCGTCGAACGGGCCGAGTGCGACCTGTACGTCGAACGCATCGGACGCGAGGCCGACGGCGTCGACTCCGTTCTCCTCCCCGTCGCCGGCGGACCGCACGTCGAGGTTGCGGCGGTGATGGCGGTGGCTATCGCCGTTCGGAACGACGCCCGGGTGGTCGTCTTCGCGGTGGCGGACGCGGAAACGGACGCGGCGGCGGCACGAGAGTTCGCGGCGGAGGGCCACCGGATGGTCCTCGCCACCGACGCCGACCTGCCGGTCGAAACCGTCGTCAGAGAGGCCGCTGACCCGACGGACGCCATCGGCGACGCGGCGGCGAACCACGACGTGGTCGTGTTAGGGGCGACTCGACGCGGCGCGCTTCGACGACGACTCGTCGGGTCGGTGGCGAGACGAATCGTGAAACGGACCGACGAGACGGTCATCCTCGCGAGGGACGCCGAGGTAGTCGGCGGCCCGCTTCACCGTCTCGGAGGGCTGTTGCGGCGGTGA